Part of the Paenibacillus aurantius genome, CGCGCCGTAGCCGCACGAGTCGTAATCGTCCTCGAGGTAGCCCGCCACGGCCTTCACCGGGGTCCGGCCGCTCTTCAGAAGGAACGTGATTACCGGGTCCTTGAGCTCCCCTGCGACCACATTATCCACATACTCCTGGGCGCTCATCCGCTCCGACTGGGCGCGGTAGCCCGGCATCCGCCCGCCGCCCATTACCCGGGAAATGCCGAGGGCGACGGCCGTTTCGTACAGGGACTGAAGCATCCAGTAGCCGAGCTTGTGCCGACGGTAGGCGGGCCGGACGCAAATATCCACAATATAAAGGGTATTACCCCCAGGCCGGTGATTACGGATATAGCCTTCGTCGGTCATCTCCGCCCATGTGTGGTCGGGCCCGCCCGGCTCGGTGTCCACCCGGAGGCCCGTAACGGACCCGGCCAGCACCCCGTCCACCTCAACGCACAACGCCCCTTCGGGAAAAAGCGTGACGTGATTCGTCAGCTGCTCCGCGTTCCACAGGTGGTCCTCCGGAAAAGGGGGCGGGAAGGCTTCCTGCTGAATGCGGATCAGCTCCGCAAAGTCCTCCTTCGCGTACCGGCGGATCTCCGTCGGGACCGGCCGGTCCCCATCAAACGTAAACCATTCTTTGCGGTACACCATGCCCCCTCCTTCAGCTCCAGTCAGGATACAGATCGGTGCGGCGGTCGCGCCAGGTCGTAACGGATCCTTTCTCCCGGACCTTGTAGAGAAGCTCCAGGTCGAGATCGGCGGTGACGATCATGTCATGGTTCATCTCGCCTTCGGCCAGGATGCCATGCGGCGGGAACGGGATATCGTTCGGCGTGATGACGGCCGACTGTCCGAAGTTCAGGCGCATGAAATCGACGGTCGGCAGGGACCCCACCGTTCCGGCGGTGACGACGTACACCTGGTTCTCCACTGCGCGGGCATGGCTCGTGTACCGGACCCGGTAATAACCATGCTTGTCGTCCGTGCAGGACGGACAGAAGATTACGTCCGCCCCGCGGGCTTTTGCCATCCGCACAATCTCCGGAAATTCGATGTCGTAGCAGATCAGAAGGGCTACGGTGCCCTTGTCCGTTTCGAACACCTGCAGGCCGTCGCCCGCCCCCATGTTCCATTCGTTCACCTCGGTAGGGGTGATGTGAAGCTTCCGCTGGGTGACGAACCGTCCGTCCGGATAGAAAAGATAGGCGGCATTGTACAGGCGGTCGTTCTCCCGGATAATGTGCGTTCCGCCGATGAGGTGCATGCCGTACTGCTGCGCGAGCCTTTGGAACAGCTCCTCATACGGCTCCGTGAACGACGGGAGCTCCTCGATGCCCAAGGCTTGGCCTTGTCCGTCTCCAATGGACATCAGCTGGGTGGTAAACAGCTCCGGGAACAGTACGAAATCCGCTTCGAATTCAGCAGCCGTGCGGACGTAATGCTCCACCTGGGCCTCAAACTCGGCAAACTCTTTAATCGTATGGAGATGATATTGAACAGTCGATACTCTCAGCTTCATAACAGCCTCCTTCACGTGCCACGGAAATAAGGCGTGGATCCTTCCCCTCCATTATACCATCCGCCGGACCGAGGAGAAATGCCGCTGGACCCGGAGAAGGCGGGATAAAAGGGGACCGCCGCCCCGAGTGAAAGGGCCTTGCAGGCCAGGCGCTTACGCCGGGGAGGCCCTTTCTTCTTTTGGCGGACAGGGGTTATCGGATATAATGGGAAGATCAATGTACAGGGGGACGGTTTATGCAGTTTGTTCGCTACGAAAGCTTGCGTCAGTACCTCCGGTTCTATCCGGTCACATCGCTGATCATCCTCATCAATCTGGTGATGTTCCTGATCATGGAAGGCTACGGCTCCTCCCGGGATCCCGAAACCCTGCTCAAGTTCGGGGCCATGTTCAGCGCGCCCGGATTTGCCCCCGAATGGTGGCGGTACGTCACGGCCATGTTCCTTCACATCGGGTTCGAGCACCTGCTGTTCAATATGTTTGCTCTGTTCGTATTCGCCCCGCCTCTCGAGCGCCTGATCGGGCATTTCCGCTATGCGGTGTTCTACCTGCTGTCCGGCGTGGCGGGCAGCGCGGTCAGCTACGGCTTTCAGGGCACCACCTACCTCGGGGCGGGAGCCTCCGGAGCGATTTACGGCATCTATGCCGCTTACCTGTTCTTCGGCCTGTTCCGCCGCGACCTTCAGGACAAGAGCTCCAGCCAGACGGTGGTGCTCATTCTCGTTCTGGGCGTCATTTATTCGTTCGTCGTGCCACGGGTCGATCTTTATGCCCATCTCGGCGGCGCGGTGGCGGGCTTCCTTCTCGCGGCCGTATTCTCGGTGGGAATTCGCCGCTTGAAATAGCGGGAGCCGGCCGTGTCTCTTACTCTATGAAATCCGGTTAAGCGGCATGGAATATTCCAAGGGGGATTTCCATAGACTGATAGTAGCCTTATCCGGCGAAGGATGCCCCCTTAGGGTGATTCCCATCCTTTCGCCTGCCCAAGCATCGCTGCCCGTAAAACGCAGCCGGATAAGGCCAGATTATAGTTTCCTAGACAGGAGTGTCCGTCTATGCCGCTGATCCGCACCATCCGGCTCAACCCCAACCGAATGTTCGTGCACCTGGTTCTTATTTTCGTCAGCTTCATGCTGACCATTCTTCTCCTCACCCGTCTGCCGGACAAGCCCAAGCAGTACACGTACTCGGCCGATCAAGCCTCCAACGGGGTCAAGCTCCATACGATCGTGACCCGGCCGGACAATATCGGCTTGAAGGCGGTCTCCTCCAACTTAAGCCGGCTCCCCGATTACGGCATCAATGGAGGGTTCTTCTGGGAGGGGCAGCTCCTCAGCCTGGCGGTGATCAATGACCGGCCCGTACGCGGCAATCAGGGCGAGTACGGCTCCGGCTGGTATAACATTGACCGTCCGAGGGGAACGCTCGTCTGGGATGAGGCGCGCAAGGTGTTCTCCATCCAGGTCGTCGAATCGGCGGAGGAGCTGATCGTGGCCGACCGGACCCGGTATTGGGCACAGGGCGGCGTCAGCATGGGCCTGCGCAACGAGGCCCGCTGGGCGGCTCAAGCCGTCTCCGAGGAAATGCCCGTCATTGACGAGCGCCGGATGCGGTCGGGCATTGCCTATGACACCGCGAACAACGTCTATCTCGTCGTCGCTCCGACCCCCTGCACCGGCGCCGAATTCCGGAACGCTCTCCGGGAGCGGATTGGAGAAGACCGGCTCGTGGACGGCATCTTCCTCGACGGCGACGGGTCGTCCCAGCTGCGGGTGGCCAAGGCCCTGCTTCCGGGAGACCACCGGGAAGTGTACCAGATGATCACACTGCTCCGCTGATTAAGTATTGAAAAGCGGCTTGTCCCGTCCTTCTTGAGAAGGAGCAGAGCAAGCCGTTTTTTTTGCGGTATTTTTCAACCAGTAGAACCTTCTTCAACCAATAATTTGATAAAAACCTCCGCTGCTTTTGTTTGGAATGGGACGTTTGGGGTGATAAGCGAAAAATTTCTTTTGATCGGAAACCCCTCGATATCTAGTAATTTTAACTTTCCCAGCTCCAACTCTTTTTGTATAGCCGATTGAGAAAGCAAGGAAATGCCTAACCCCGCTTCAATGGATTCCTTGATCACTTGGGTGCTTCCCAAGGTCATCCTTTTATTGGGATAGAACCCCAATTGCTGAAACCCCTTTTCCTGCATTCCCCTTGTTCCGGAACCCTCCTCGCGAATTAACCATGTCTCCTCGCTTAAATCCAAAGGGCTTATGTTTTGTGTATGGAATAAACGATGATCCGATGCGGCCAGGATGGATAAATGATCACAGGCAAAGGGCATAATCTTAATCTTCTCATTTTTAACTTCCCCCTCTATGATCCCCACATCGATTTGATGATGCAGGACCAAATCCATAATTTCATTTGAATTCCTTATCGTGATACTTGGATTCAATTGCGGATAAGACTTAAGCAGCGCTGCCATTCTATGGGGGAGAATGTATTCCCCGTAGGTATAGCTGGAGCCAATAGACAGGTTACCGCTTGCCGTATGTTTTAGATCATCCAAAAGATTTTCCATTCGGGTATAGAGACCCAAAATTTCCTTGGCATGATGATAAACCATTTCTCCCGCCTTTGTAAGCCTGACAAACTTATTGGTTCTTTCTAATAATTTAATGTCCATCGACCGCTCCAGGTTCTGTATGTAGCTGCTGACCGCCGGCTGCGTCATATGTAGAAGTTCAGCGGCACGTGTGAAATTTTGTTGTTCGGCCACCGTAACAAAAACATGCAATGCTTGGTCCATTTCGACTCCACCTTTAGAAGGAATGATAAGCATTTGTATATCGTTATAATCATTATAATTTATTTTACTTATCATAATAAGAGGCTTATGCTGGACAAAAGAAATCAACCTGGGGCAGGAGATCTTACTATGACAAATTCTTTAGCTAACCCTCATGCTATAGAAAAGCAGCTGAAAGCCACTTCCATAAAACGTTGGCTCCAAGGAATCGGCTTTACTTTTGTTATTGCCTTGGCTGGTTTGGGATTATCCCAACTACCCGGATTGGATCGTGTCGGGCAGCTGGCCTGTGCCATCCTTATCGCGGTGGTTTACCGGCAAGTAAGGGGTTACCCGGAGGCATGGCGTACCGGGATCCAATTTTCTTCCAAAAGGCTGTTGAGGCTTGCCATTGTTCTTTTCGGCTTAAAACTGAATCTCGATGTTGTTTTCCATCAAGGGTTGGGGTTACTTGTCAGAGATGCGGGAACCATTGTTTTCTCTATCTTCCTTACCATGTTCCTTGCCAAATTATTCAAAGCGGATGCTTCCTTATCCTTCTTACTGGGAATTGGAACAGGCGTATGCGGAGCAGCGGCGATTGCCGCCGTCTCCCCGATTTTGAAAGCAAGAGAGGAAGACACCGCCATGGGTGCGGGCCTAATCGCCTTGGTGGGAACCCTTTTTGCACTTGCCTACTCCCTAATAAGACCGTTCCTTCCTTTAACGGCGTTGCAATACGGTATTTGGGCCGGTGTAAGTTTACATGAGATCGCCCACGTAGCCCTTGCCGGCACACCTGCCGGACCCGATGCCCTCGCCATTGCTTTGTTAGCCAAACTGGGCAGGGTCTTCTTACTCGTTCCCCTCAGCTTTATTCTTATGTACGGGATGAAGCGCAAAGGAAGAACCGAATCGGATTCCCATCCAAAAGTCGAATTTCCCTGGTTTCTTATAGGATTCCTTATCACGAGCTTCCTGGGAAGCTACGTACTTGGTCATGCCCTTATCCTTTCACCCGGTGTCTTGAATGGCATCTCCCTCTTTACTTCCTTTATCTTGACGATGGCTATGGTTGGACTAGGTTTGAATGTTAGTCTGAAGGATCTTCGCACGAAAATGGTACGGCCGCTGCTGGCTATGTCGATTACCTCCGTTCTTCTTGCTTTCCTCACCTATTTCACGATCTAACGGAGGACCAATCCTATAGGGAACAGCAAAACAGCACCTCTCCCCTATTCGAGAAGGTGCTGCTCTATTTTTTCGAAACCCCTTATTTCCTTATAGGGGTCCGCCCTTTTGTTTCGAAAAAAGCGGCAAAGCCCAGCGAGATGCCCCAACCTAGGAACAAGGCATACCAGACATACCCCCATGCTGCCATTGGGCTTGCATCCTGTTCTGCAAAAGCGGGTGCGGACACGACGCGTCCGATCGCGAATTGAAACTGTAGAACAAAGAAGCTAAAACCCCATACGGATAATCCCACACATCCGATCCAAGCAGGGATGATCTTCAACCGGATCGGCAGCTTTTCTCCCCACTTGTAGACAAAAGACAAGCCGAATAGGGCAGCAAGGACGGCCGCCGCTCCCATAAACCAATAACCGATTAACCGGGACAACACTTCGTCCGGCACCTTTGCAAAATCCCCCGGGAAGCCGAGTGACACTCCTAAGCCCCACCAAAAGTGCGGAAGGGCGTATAACAATCCGCATGCGCATGCCATGTACCCGGCCCATTTTCTTTTTTGGACGTTCATCCTCATCACCTCATCACCACTCTACCATCCTTAGATTGGCTTTAAGGTGACCTCAAGGTTAAGCTTTGTTTAATTTCCTATTCGGATGCAGACGGTGCAGCCGGTCATTCCAGGGCCGCGGTCTTCCAAAACCGGATACCAATCGGCGACCGCTTGGCGAAGCTCCTCCAGCCTTCGGACAGGCTCATTGGCGTTAACCCCACCCGATCAGTACGCCGCCGGCCGCTCCGGCGAGAACCGCCGTCCACGGCGGAAGCTTCCACACCGTCAGCATCACGAAGAGCAGAGCGGCCAGCACGAAGTCGCCGGGTGAGGTGACGGCCGTGATCCAGAGCGGGTTATACAGCGCGGCGAGAAGCAGGCCCACCACCGCGGCGTTGATCCCGGCCAAGGCGCCCCTCACGCCCGGCCGCTTCCGAAGCGTGTCCCAGAACGGCAGCGCCCCGGCGATAAGCAGGAAGGCCGGCAGGAAGATCGCCGCGGTGGCGAGGGCCGCCCCGGGGATTCCGCTCATGCGCGCGCCCAGGTAGGCGGCGAAGGTGAACAGCGGGCCGGGAACGGCCTGGGCGGCTCCGTAGCCCGCCATGAAGTCCTCGCGGCTCACCCAGCCGGGCGGGACCACCTCGCGTTCGAGAAGCGGGAGCACGACGTGCCCCCCGCCGAAGACGAGCGAGCCCGCCCGGTAGAAGCTGTCCGCCGCCGCGAGCGAAGGCTGGCTGAAGCTGGCCCGGGCGATCGGCAGCAGGACGAGCAGCGCAAGGAAAAGCCCGAGGAAGGCGGCGCCGGCCCGCCGGCTGACGGGGACCCGGGGCGCGGGAGCCGCCTTCTCCGCCCGGCTGCGGTAGAGCTTGAGCCCGAGCAGGCCCGCGGCGAGAAGCACGCCGACCTGGACGAAGGTGCCCGGCAGCAGCAGCGTGAGGCCGGCCGAGGCGACGACCACGCCGGCGCGGGTCTTGTCGGGCGCGAGCTTGCGGCCCATGTCGGCGACGGCCTGGGCCACGATGGCGACGGCCACCAGCTTGAGGCCGTGAAGCCAGCCGGCGTTCCCGGCGGGGAAGGTCTGAAGCGCCAGGGCAAACAGGACGAGCAGCACGACGGAAGGAAGCGTGAAGCCGATCCAGGAGACGAGCCCTCCGATGAGGCCGCCTCTCAGGATGCCGATGCCGATGCCGACCTGGCTGCTTGCCGGTCCGGGCAGGAACTGGCCGAGGGCGACGAGATCGGTATAGGTCCGTTCATCCAGCCATTTGCGC contains:
- a CDS encoding GNAT family N-acetyltransferase, which encodes MYRKEWFTFDGDRPVPTEIRRYAKEDFAELIRIQQEAFPPPFPEDHLWNAEQLTNHVTLFPEGALCVEVDGVLAGSVTGLRVDTEPGGPDHTWAEMTDEGYIRNHRPGGNTLYIVDICVRPAYRRHKLGYWMLQSLYETAVALGISRVMGGGRMPGYRAQSERMSAQEYVDNVVAGELKDPVITFLLKSGRTPVKAVAGYLEDDYDSCGYGALMEWKNPFKG
- a CDS encoding DUF3995 domain-containing protein, whose protein sequence is MNVQKRKWAGYMACACGLLYALPHFWWGLGVSLGFPGDFAKVPDEVLSRLIGYWFMGAAAVLAALFGLSFVYKWGEKLPIRLKIIPAWIGCVGLSVWGFSFFVLQFQFAIGRVVSAPAFAEQDASPMAAWGYVWYALFLGWGISLGFAAFFETKGRTPIRK
- the chrA gene encoding chromate efflux transporter codes for the protein MVNGSLSRWLEILKVSAKLGLTSFGGPAAHLGYFYNEYVLRRKWLDERTYTDLVALGQFLPGPASSQVGIGIGILRGGLIGGLVSWIGFTLPSVVLLVLFALALQTFPAGNAGWLHGLKLVAVAIVAQAVADMGRKLAPDKTRAGVVVASAGLTLLLPGTFVQVGVLLAAGLLGLKLYRSRAEKAAPAPRVPVSRRAGAAFLGLFLALLVLLPIARASFSQPSLAAADSFYRAGSLVFGGGHVVLPLLEREVVPPGWVSREDFMAGYGAAQAVPGPLFTFAAYLGARMSGIPGAALATAAIFLPAFLLIAGALPFWDTLRKRPGVRGALAGINAAVVGLLLAALYNPLWITAVTSPGDFVLAALLFVMLTVWKLPPWTAVLAGAAGGVLIGWG
- a CDS encoding carbon-nitrogen hydrolase family protein → MKLRVSTVQYHLHTIKEFAEFEAQVEHYVRTAAEFEADFVLFPELFTTQLMSIGDGQGQALGIEELPSFTEPYEELFQRLAQQYGMHLIGGTHIIRENDRLYNAAYLFYPDGRFVTQRKLHITPTEVNEWNMGAGDGLQVFETDKGTVALLICYDIEFPEIVRMAKARGADVIFCPSCTDDKHGYYRVRYTSHARAVENQVYVVTAGTVGSLPTVDFMRLNFGQSAVITPNDIPFPPHGILAEGEMNHDMIVTADLDLELLYKVREKGSVTTWRDRRTDLYPDWS
- a CDS encoding YeiH family protein, with translation MTNSLANPHAIEKQLKATSIKRWLQGIGFTFVIALAGLGLSQLPGLDRVGQLACAILIAVVYRQVRGYPEAWRTGIQFSSKRLLRLAIVLFGLKLNLDVVFHQGLGLLVRDAGTIVFSIFLTMFLAKLFKADASLSFLLGIGTGVCGAAAIAAVSPILKAREEDTAMGAGLIALVGTLFALAYSLIRPFLPLTALQYGIWAGVSLHEIAHVALAGTPAGPDALAIALLAKLGRVFLLVPLSFILMYGMKRKGRTESDSHPKVEFPWFLIGFLITSFLGSYVLGHALILSPGVLNGISLFTSFILTMAMVGLGLNVSLKDLRTKMVRPLLAMSITSVLLAFLTYFTI
- a CDS encoding LysR family transcriptional regulator — its product is MDQALHVFVTVAEQQNFTRAAELLHMTQPAVSSYIQNLERSMDIKLLERTNKFVRLTKAGEMVYHHAKEILGLYTRMENLLDDLKHTASGNLSIGSSYTYGEYILPHRMAALLKSYPQLNPSITIRNSNEIMDLVLHHQIDVGIIEGEVKNEKIKIMPFACDHLSILAASDHRLFHTQNISPLDLSEETWLIREEGSGTRGMQEKGFQQLGFYPNKRMTLGSTQVIKESIEAGLGISLLSQSAIQKELELGKLKLLDIEGFPIKRNFSLITPNVPFQTKAAEVFIKLLVEEGSTG
- a CDS encoding rhomboid family intramembrane serine protease; its protein translation is MQFVRYESLRQYLRFYPVTSLIILINLVMFLIMEGYGSSRDPETLLKFGAMFSAPGFAPEWWRYVTAMFLHIGFEHLLFNMFALFVFAPPLERLIGHFRYAVFYLLSGVAGSAVSYGFQGTTYLGAGASGAIYGIYAAYLFFGLFRRDLQDKSSSQTVVLILVLGVIYSFVVPRVDLYAHLGGAVAGFLLAAVFSVGIRRLK